In one Winogradskyella sp. MH6 genomic region, the following are encoded:
- a CDS encoding DUF4382 domain-containing protein, whose protein sequence is MKQLRFIKRLFFLLLAITITSCTKDDIKTDDGTTQITVKLKSSNQSSSKVYLDIQDVQIRTGENPNITSSWVSLNTINQGVFNVSDLEEDNKLLLVDDFEIEATYVYEIRLVLSDNNFMDINHVLHSLNLGNGKPSNLIETQLNSKRRYDMVVDMDLDKSISYDEDENMMVLTPKLYTAIRQLNIN, encoded by the coding sequence ATGAAACAGTTGCGTTTTATTAAACGATTATTTTTCCTTTTATTAGCGATAACTATTACGAGTTGTACAAAAGATGATATAAAAACTGATGATGGTACAACACAGATTACGGTAAAGCTTAAAAGTTCTAACCAGTCTTCAAGTAAGGTATATTTAGATATTCAAGATGTTCAGATTAGAACAGGTGAAAATCCCAATATCACGAGCTCATGGGTGAGTTTAAATACAATCAATCAAGGAGTTTTTAATGTGTCGGATCTTGAAGAGGATAATAAACTTTTGTTGGTTGATGATTTTGAAATTGAAGCTACCTATGTTTATGAAATCAGATTGGTGCTAAGTGATAACAATTTTATGGATATTAACCATGTGCTACATAGTTTGAATTTAGGAAATGGAAAGCCCTCAAACTTAATTGAAACACAGCTCAATTCTAAAAGACGATATGATATGGTCGTGGATATGGATTTAGATAAGTCGATTTCATATGATGAAGATGAAAATATGATGGTTTTAACTCCAAAATTGTATACGGCAATACGACAATTGAATATTAATTAG
- a CDS encoding DUF1501 domain-containing protein codes for MDRRKFLKDSALASSLLFVPSFLKAFESVDATRLGYKRLVVVQLAGGNDGLNTIIPYNNDIYYNSRPRLAITKDIIKMTDDLGFHSSLAPLRSLFDNGELSILNNVGYPNPVRSHFRSMDIWQTASDSNQYLQSGWLGRYMDMYGNKPYNAIEMDEQLSLAMKGEHFNGIATNDYKVLYRTAKDPFFESVHNHYNDAHLNEHNLGYLYQTMIEAKSSAKYIYENTKVKLSQQDYPKNALAKQLKNVAQFINSNIDTKVFYTSLGGFDTHANQQDKQARLLSQYAESISSFVKDLKQNGTFKDSLILTFSEFGRRVKQNAANGTDHGAANNVFVIGKNLKQAGFYNNLASLKDLDSNGDLKYEIDFRTVYATILSKWLNANDEVVLNQNFKKLSFI; via the coding sequence ATGGATAGACGAAAATTTTTAAAAGATTCTGCATTGGCGAGTAGTTTGTTGTTTGTGCCAAGTTTCCTCAAAGCGTTTGAGTCTGTTGATGCTACACGTTTGGGTTATAAGAGATTGGTGGTTGTTCAACTTGCGGGTGGAAATGATGGCTTAAATACCATAATTCCATATAACAATGATATTTATTACAACTCCAGACCACGTTTGGCGATTACTAAAGACATTATTAAAATGACGGATGATTTAGGATTTCATTCAAGTTTAGCGCCTTTACGCTCATTATTTGATAATGGTGAGCTTTCAATTTTAAATAATGTAGGTTACCCAAATCCTGTACGTTCTCATTTTAGATCTATGGACATTTGGCAAACAGCAAGTGATTCAAATCAATATTTGCAAAGTGGTTGGTTGGGTCGTTATATGGATATGTATGGTAATAAACCCTATAATGCCATTGAGATGGATGAACAGTTAAGTTTAGCAATGAAGGGTGAGCATTTTAACGGTATTGCAACTAACGATTACAAAGTTTTATACAGAACTGCTAAGGATCCATTTTTTGAGAGTGTACATAATCATTACAATGATGCACATTTAAATGAACATAATTTAGGCTACCTCTATCAAACTATGATAGAGGCAAAGTCTTCGGCAAAGTACATTTATGAAAATACGAAAGTGAAATTATCTCAACAAGACTATCCAAAAAATGCGCTTGCTAAACAATTGAAAAATGTTGCACAGTTTATCAACTCTAATATAGATACAAAGGTGTTTTATACTTCTCTTGGTGGATTTGACACGCATGCCAATCAACAAGATAAGCAAGCTAGGTTATTATCTCAGTATGCAGAAAGTATTTCATCCTTTGTGAAGGATTTAAAGCAAAACGGAACCTTTAAAGACTCCTTGATTTTAACGTTTTCAGAATTCGGTAGACGTGTAAAACAGAACGCTGCAAATGGTACTGATCATGGTGCTGCTAACAACGTTTTTGTTATAGGCAAAAATCTTAAGCAAGCAGGTTTCTATAATAATCTGGCTAGCCTTAAAGACTTAGATAGCAACGGAGATTTAAAATATGAAATTGATTTTAGAACTGTTTATGCTACTATCTTGAGCAAATGGTTGAATGCTAATGATGAGGTTGTTTTAAATCAAAATTTTAAGAAACTTAGCTTTATCTAA
- a CDS encoding SDR family NAD(P)-dependent oxidoreductase, giving the protein MKKTALITGATSGIGRATAHEFAKHGINLVLCGRRQQRLDSIEKALSKQTDVHTLNFDVRDKEKTFEAIASLPPKFQNIDILINNAGNAHGLDPIQDGSLDDWDAMMDINVKGLLYVSKAIIPGMTERQSGHIINIGSSAGKEVYPNGNVYCGSKHAVLAITEGMRIDLNPFGIKVSAVNPGLVETEFSQVRFKGGSQADNVYKGYKALQPEDVAEVIYFAVSRPAHVNIADVLMFCTAQASSTIVKKD; this is encoded by the coding sequence ATGAAAAAAACAGCATTAATAACAGGTGCCACAAGTGGTATTGGTAGAGCTACTGCTCATGAATTTGCAAAACATGGTATTAACTTAGTGCTATGTGGGCGCAGACAACAACGATTAGATAGTATCGAAAAAGCCTTATCTAAACAAACGGATGTCCATACCTTAAATTTTGACGTGCGCGATAAGGAAAAAACGTTTGAAGCTATTGCTTCGTTACCTCCAAAATTTCAAAATATTGATATCTTAATTAACAACGCTGGAAACGCTCACGGATTAGATCCAATACAAGATGGCAGTCTTGACGATTGGGATGCCATGATGGATATTAACGTAAAAGGCTTGCTATATGTTAGCAAAGCCATAATTCCCGGAATGACAGAGCGTCAATCAGGACACATCATCAACATTGGCTCATCAGCAGGAAAAGAAGTTTATCCAAATGGCAATGTATACTGCGGTAGCAAACATGCAGTCTTGGCAATAACAGAAGGTATGCGTATAGATCTTAATCCTTTCGGAATAAAAGTTTCTGCAGTAAATCCTGGTTTAGTAGAAACCGAATTTTCACAAGTACGATTTAAAGGAGGAAGCCAAGCTGATAATGTTTATAAAGGCTACAAAGCTTTACAGCCTGAAGATGTGGCAGAAGTCATTTACTTTGCTGTATCCAGACCTGCCCATGTAAACATTGCTGATGTCTTAATGTTTTGTACTGCACAAGCGAGCTCTACCATTGTGAAGAAAGACTAA
- a CDS encoding aldo/keto reductase: protein MNYSRLIAGTMTWGSWGKQLSKKEMADLMHHCLSNNITTFDHADIYGGYTTEADFGKAFTDSGINRENIQLISKCGIQYLSENRNNKVKHYDYSKEYIIWSVEESLKNLETDYLDLLLLHRPSPLMVAEEIAEAITILKKDGKIRDFGVSNFTPSQMEMIGLRMDIDVNQIEFSLTQHSSMHDGTLDYLKTCGIKPMAWSPLGLVFKEDNEQTRRIHKQLGELMDKYNATEDQLLLAWIMRHPAGIHPVVGTTNKTRLKQAVEASKINLEVEDWFLILVASQGNKVP from the coding sequence GTGAACTATTCTCGATTAATTGCAGGTACAATGACCTGGGGAAGTTGGGGCAAACAACTCTCAAAAAAAGAAATGGCAGACTTAATGCACCATTGCCTTTCTAACAACATTACAACTTTTGATCATGCTGATATTTATGGTGGCTACACCACAGAAGCTGATTTTGGAAAAGCATTTACCGACTCTGGTATTAACCGTGAAAATATTCAGTTAATCTCAAAATGTGGTATTCAATATTTATCAGAAAACAGAAATAATAAGGTTAAACATTACGATTACTCTAAAGAGTATATCATTTGGTCCGTTGAAGAATCTTTAAAAAATCTTGAAACAGACTATTTAGACTTACTCTTGCTACATAGACCTAGTCCTTTAATGGTTGCTGAAGAAATAGCAGAAGCTATTACCATCTTAAAAAAAGATGGAAAAATTAGAGATTTTGGTGTTTCTAATTTTACACCATCTCAAATGGAAATGATTGGCTTACGAATGGATATTGACGTTAACCAAATTGAATTTTCGCTTACACAACATTCTTCAATGCACGATGGCACATTAGATTATTTAAAGACATGTGGTATTAAGCCTATGGCTTGGTCTCCATTAGGCTTAGTTTTTAAAGAAGATAACGAACAAACCAGACGTATTCACAAGCAACTTGGTGAATTGATGGATAAATACAATGCCACTGAAGACCAGCTATTATTAGCGTGGATTATGAGACATCCTGCTGGCATTCATCCTGTAGTTGGCACAACCAATAAAACAAGACTAAAGCAAGCCGTTGAAGCCTCTAAAATTAATCTAGAAGTAGAAGATTGGTTTTTAATATTAGTAGCAAGCCAAGGTAATAAAGTCCCTTAA
- the amaB gene encoding L-piperidine-6-carboxylate dehydrogenase, giving the protein MEAIATDFGIKEALKQLGVKDVNDGTSTGSNGFGSGDLISSYSPTDGQLIGKVSTTTREDYDKVIKTAQDAFLEFRAMPAPQRGEIVRQFGNRLRELKEPLGKLVSYEMGKSLQEGYGEVQEMIDICDFAVGLSRQLNGQTIPSERPGHVMREQWHSLGIVGIISAFNFPVAVWSWNTALAWVCGDVCVWKASEKAPLCAVACQNIIAEVLKENNLPEGISCIINGDYKVGEFMTTDHRIPLISATGSTRMGRIVGKTVAERFGKSLLELGGNNAIIITPTADLKVVVPGAVFGAVGTCGQRCTSTRRLIIHESVYDKVRDAIVGAYKQLTIGNPLDEKNHIGPLIDTDSVNTYLSAIEKAKAEGGNVLVEGGVLEGEGYESGCYVKPAIIEAENDFEIVQTETFAPILYLMKYSGDVENAIDMQNGVAQGLSSAIMTNEMKEAEKFLSFAGSDCGIANVNIGTSGAEIGGAFGGEKETGGGRESGSDAWKVYMRRQTNTVNYSDQLPLAQGIRFDL; this is encoded by the coding sequence ATGGAAGCAATTGCTACCGATTTCGGAATAAAAGAAGCTTTAAAACAATTAGGTGTTAAAGATGTTAACGATGGAACTTCTACAGGCTCTAACGGTTTTGGAAGTGGAGACTTAATTTCATCTTACTCTCCAACAGATGGACAGTTAATTGGTAAAGTTTCTACTACAACAAGAGAAGACTACGATAAAGTTATAAAAACAGCTCAAGATGCCTTTTTAGAGTTTAGAGCAATGCCAGCACCGCAAAGAGGTGAAATAGTAAGACAGTTTGGTAATCGTTTAAGAGAATTAAAAGAACCATTAGGTAAGCTAGTATCTTACGAAATGGGTAAATCTTTACAAGAAGGTTACGGAGAAGTACAAGAAATGATAGATATCTGCGATTTTGCAGTAGGTTTATCAAGACAGTTAAACGGGCAAACCATTCCTTCGGAAAGACCAGGTCACGTTATGAGAGAGCAGTGGCACTCTTTAGGTATTGTTGGGATTATTTCAGCATTTAACTTTCCAGTTGCAGTTTGGTCTTGGAACACAGCTTTAGCATGGGTTTGTGGTGATGTTTGTGTTTGGAAAGCTTCAGAAAAAGCACCACTTTGTGCAGTAGCATGTCAAAATATAATTGCTGAGGTATTAAAAGAAAATAATTTACCAGAAGGTATTTCTTGTATCATAAACGGAGATTACAAAGTAGGAGAATTTATGACAACAGATCATAGAATTCCGTTAATCTCTGCAACAGGATCTACACGTATGGGACGTATTGTTGGTAAAACAGTAGCCGAGCGTTTTGGTAAATCTCTATTAGAATTAGGAGGAAACAACGCTATAATTATTACACCAACTGCAGATTTAAAAGTCGTGGTGCCTGGTGCAGTATTTGGTGCTGTTGGTACTTGCGGACAACGTTGTACAAGTACACGTCGTTTAATTATACACGAATCTGTTTACGATAAAGTAAGAGACGCCATAGTTGGTGCCTACAAGCAATTAACTATTGGTAACCCATTAGACGAGAAAAACCACATTGGACCATTAATCGATACAGATTCTGTAAACACGTATTTATCTGCTATAGAAAAAGCTAAAGCTGAAGGCGGAAATGTACTAGTTGAAGGTGGCGTTTTAGAAGGTGAAGGATACGAGTCTGGTTGTTATGTAAAACCAGCAATTATTGAAGCTGAAAATGATTTTGAAATTGTACAAACCGAAACTTTTGCACCAATTTTATATTTAATGAAATATTCTGGCGATGTAGAAAATGCAATTGACATGCAAAACGGAGTTGCGCAAGGATTATCTTCTGCAATCATGACTAACGAAATGAAAGAAGCAGAAAAATTCTTATCCTTTGCAGGAAGTGATTGTGGTATTGCCAACGTAAATATTGGTACTTCTGGTGCTGAAATTGGAGGCGCATTTGGCGGTGAGAAAGAAACTGGTGGCGGACGTGAATCAGGATCTGATGCTTGGAAAGTGTACATGCGTAGACAAACCAATACGGTAAACTATTCAGACCAATTACCTTTAGCACAAGGTATTAGGTTTGATTTATAG
- a CDS encoding DUF1800 domain-containing protein — MTQKELQHLYWRAGFGWYPTNYNGFTKDRKQVVNALFEDSQSITPIELDFSYLEGVDPNDLKKFPSLAKGIQEKSQKRILELNYAWVKRLIFPNELLRERMTLFWANHFVCRDRHPLHMQKYNNTLRYYALGDFREFTKAISKEVAMLKYLNGKQNRKRKPNENFARELMELFTLGEGHYTEKDVKESARAFTGYSHNFKGEFIFRKLQHDYGFKTFLGKTARFDGDDIIDEILSNKQCARFICSKVYRYFVNPKPNKTHIEAMTNVFFKDYNIENLMRFVFMSDWFYAEENIGSKIKSPIEFLVGIANTVPVKFERDKDLLVIQRLLGQMLLDPPNVAGWKGDKAWIDANTIMIRLKLPSVLLNNALISLKEYGDFNDKFREEYFKRSKDKLPFKTLPDWDAFLKNFKTIETKNLSEVLIQGQINKGTAEYLKTLSKASKRDYCIQLMSLPEYQMC; from the coding sequence ATGACACAAAAGGAACTTCAACATTTGTATTGGCGTGCTGGTTTTGGCTGGTATCCAACAAATTACAATGGTTTTACTAAAGATAGAAAGCAAGTTGTCAATGCACTTTTTGAAGATTCCCAAAGTATCACACCAATTGAATTAGACTTTTCTTATCTCGAAGGTGTTGACCCAAATGACCTTAAAAAGTTTCCGTCTTTGGCAAAGGGGATTCAAGAAAAAAGTCAAAAAAGGATTTTAGAACTCAATTATGCATGGGTAAAACGCTTGATTTTTCCTAACGAATTGTTGCGAGAACGAATGACCTTGTTTTGGGCCAATCACTTTGTATGTAGAGATAGGCATCCACTGCATATGCAGAAATATAACAACACACTTCGTTATTATGCGCTAGGTGATTTTAGAGAATTTACAAAGGCAATTTCTAAAGAAGTTGCAATGCTAAAATATCTAAATGGTAAGCAAAATAGAAAACGAAAACCTAATGAAAATTTTGCTAGAGAGTTGATGGAGTTGTTTACCTTGGGAGAAGGTCATTATACAGAAAAGGATGTTAAGGAAAGTGCAAGAGCATTTACGGGTTATAGTCATAACTTTAAAGGTGAATTTATTTTCAGAAAGCTTCAACACGATTATGGATTTAAAACCTTTTTGGGTAAGACAGCTCGTTTTGATGGAGATGATATTATAGATGAAATACTTTCTAATAAACAATGTGCTCGGTTTATCTGTAGCAAGGTGTATCGTTATTTTGTAAATCCAAAGCCAAACAAAACGCATATCGAAGCTATGACTAATGTGTTTTTTAAAGATTATAATATTGAAAATCTCATGCGTTTTGTATTTATGTCTGATTGGTTTTATGCTGAAGAAAATATTGGTAGTAAAATAAAGTCACCGATTGAATTTTTAGTGGGTATTGCAAACACGGTTCCTGTTAAATTTGAAAGAGATAAGGACTTATTGGTAATTCAAAGATTATTGGGGCAAATGTTGTTAGATCCACCTAATGTTGCAGGTTGGAAAGGTGATAAAGCATGGATTGATGCCAATACAATTATGATACGTTTAAAATTGCCTTCAGTTCTTCTGAATAATGCACTCATTTCATTAAAAGAATATGGAGACTTCAACGATAAATTCCGGGAGGAATACTTTAAACGAAGTAAAGATAAGTTGCCTTTTAAAACCTTGCCAGATTGGGATGCTTTTTTAAAAAACTTCAAGACTATTGAGACTAAAAATCTTTCAGAAGTCCTTATTCAAGGACAAATAAATAAAGGTACTGCTGAATATTTGAAAACTTTAAGCAAGGCTTCAAAGCGCGATTATTGCATTCAACTAATGTCCTTACCAGAATATCAAATGTGTTAG
- a CDS encoding ATP-binding protein, with protein sequence MINKRLLIKNLLAHNDENSFYDKKRKVDISHKEGKAKFLKHICALSNSNPKNNSYIVIGVEDEDNKIVGTDFFDDSKIQNLINAYLTNPPIVQYENIPFPHLPDDKVVGLVTIRPIDKITSLRKNIWKYYGGSVFFRDGSMSMPKVFDIEIKDVNSKIVAAIENHAQNNIELTLNGVFDFMNKRQDFNPQYKVFKEYFVLCWSGQKKHVKDEVFYSRVDIEMINEQVRLFYSALDEVAIFYNEDSFKIVEYVRLGLQKSYKYYKLEEKIIHFDNNANYSIEANLIFEPPQFDKKVLYHIYNTNNTILEKLEKGVTIASHQIPDLNNLAASYLICYLNGFEDALPKLEYAKPYIKNYSLDLYQSYKETIRILRKVKYN encoded by the coding sequence ATGATTAACAAACGCCTACTCATAAAAAATCTACTGGCTCACAACGATGAGAATAGTTTTTATGACAAAAAGCGAAAAGTTGATATTAGCCACAAAGAAGGAAAAGCAAAATTTTTAAAGCACATTTGCGCGCTTTCCAACAGCAATCCTAAAAACAACTCTTACATAGTTATTGGTGTTGAAGATGAAGACAACAAAATTGTAGGCACCGATTTTTTTGATGATAGTAAAATTCAGAATCTCATCAACGCCTACCTCACCAATCCGCCAATAGTACAATACGAGAACATTCCCTTTCCACATTTACCAGACGACAAAGTTGTTGGCTTAGTAACCATTAGACCAATTGATAAAATTACTTCGTTAAGAAAGAATATCTGGAAATATTACGGAGGCTCAGTGTTTTTTAGAGATGGTAGCATGAGTATGCCAAAAGTGTTTGATATTGAAATTAAAGATGTTAACTCTAAGATTGTTGCTGCTATTGAAAACCACGCACAAAACAACATTGAGCTAACACTAAATGGTGTATTCGATTTTATGAATAAGCGCCAGGATTTTAATCCACAATACAAAGTCTTTAAGGAGTATTTTGTCCTTTGTTGGTCTGGACAAAAAAAGCATGTTAAGGACGAAGTTTTTTATTCTAGAGTAGATATAGAAATGATTAACGAACAGGTGCGTTTATTCTATTCAGCTTTAGATGAAGTTGCTATTTTTTATAATGAAGATTCTTTTAAAATTGTAGAATACGTAAGACTAGGGCTTCAAAAATCTTATAAATATTATAAGCTCGAAGAAAAGATTATTCATTTCGATAATAACGCCAATTATTCCATTGAAGCTAATTTAATTTTTGAACCTCCTCAATTTGACAAAAAGGTTCTATATCATATCTATAATACGAATAACACAATACTCGAAAAACTCGAAAAAGGTGTTACCATTGCAAGCCATCAAATTCCAGATTTAAATAATTTAGCAGCGAGTTATTTAATTTGCTATCTCAACGGATTTGAAGATGCATTACCAAAACTAGAATATGCAAAACCCTACATTAAAAATTATAGTTTAGACCTATACCAGTCTTATAAAGAAACCATTAGAATTTTGAGAAAGGTGAAGTACAATTAA
- a CDS encoding HD domain-containing protein: MKSDIKSQWFSLASQYTKDDFLINSLWLEISKHYSEKNRYYHTLTHVQNMLLQAKSFEDKIVDFDALLFAIWYHDIIYKSTKKDNEEKSALFANKSLKSLNFEGNRLKNIQNLILSTKKHFLILDKNIDNAYLLDFDLSILGADWEIYKEYTTQIRREYMIYPDFMYKPGRKKVLQHFLERETLYFTEAYQVTHENRARENLKKELELL, encoded by the coding sequence ATGAAATCAGATATTAAATCTCAATGGTTTAGTTTAGCCTCTCAATACACTAAAGATGATTTTTTAATAAATTCTCTTTGGTTAGAGATTTCGAAACATTACTCTGAAAAGAATAGGTATTATCATACGCTTACACATGTTCAAAATATGCTCCTCCAAGCAAAAAGCTTTGAAGATAAAATTGTAGATTTTGACGCTTTACTTTTTGCCATTTGGTATCATGACATTATTTATAAATCAACAAAAAAAGACAACGAAGAAAAAAGTGCACTTTTTGCCAATAAAAGTCTAAAATCACTAAATTTTGAAGGAAATCGACTTAAAAACATTCAAAACTTAATACTTTCTACAAAAAAGCATTTTCTTATTTTAGATAAAAATATAGACAATGCTTATCTTCTAGATTTTGATTTATCTATTCTTGGAGCAGATTGGGAAATCTATAAAGAATATACAACTCAAATTAGAAGAGAGTATATGATTTATCCGGATTTTATGTATAAACCAGGAAGAAAAAAAGTGCTTCAACATTTTTTAGAACGAGAAACGTTATATTTCACAGAAGCTTATCAGGTTACTCATGAAAATCGTGCTAGAGAAAATCTAAAAAAAGAATTAGAACTACTATAA
- a CDS encoding DUF4382 domain-containing protein has translation MKILKQLIAIFLVLFAFSCNNSDDSNNTASPTLSVKLVDDAGDYEHVYVEVIDVKVKYDSNDFNEDDDVNGWQSVGVISPGIYDLLELTGGVSLQLVDNEEIEEGTIKQIRLILGDENSVVLEGETEPRPLNTPSAQQSGLKIMVNQEIINGFNYDFILDFDVDESIVMAGNSGNINLKPVLRASLEINSGSIYGSVSPNDIPVEVEATNGIITASTFVDASGNFEILGLPSGIYTVTVTPDDDTMLNPVVIDNVEVIVGQATNLNTIILE, from the coding sequence ATGAAAATTTTAAAGCAACTAATCGCTATATTCTTAGTGCTATTTGCATTTTCCTGTAACAATTCTGATGATTCAAACAACACTGCTTCACCTACACTTTCTGTAAAATTAGTAGATGATGCAGGTGATTATGAGCATGTGTATGTTGAGGTAATTGACGTTAAGGTAAAGTATGATAGTAATGATTTTAATGAAGATGATGATGTAAACGGCTGGCAATCGGTAGGAGTTATTTCACCAGGTATATATGATTTACTTGAACTGACAGGAGGTGTTAGTCTGCAGCTAGTAGATAACGAGGAGATTGAAGAAGGTACAATCAAACAAATTCGTTTAATTCTTGGAGATGAGAACAGTGTGGTTTTAGAAGGAGAAACAGAGCCTAGGCCATTAAATACACCTAGTGCTCAACAATCAGGTCTAAAAATTATGGTCAATCAAGAAATAATTAATGGATTTAATTATGATTTTATTCTAGATTTTGATGTAGATGAATCTATTGTAATGGCCGGAAACTCGGGTAATATTAACTTAAAACCCGTTTTAAGAGCAAGCTTAGAAATAAACTCTGGTAGTATATATGGAAGTGTCTCACCAAATGATATACCAGTAGAAGTAGAGGCAACAAACGGTATTATTACGGCTTCAACTTTTGTAGATGCCTCAGGTAATTTTGAAATTCTTGGTTTACCAAGTGGTATTTATACCGTTACTGTTACTCCAGATGATGACACCATGCTTAACCCTGTTGTTATAGATAATGTAGAGGTAATAGTTGGTCAAGCCACTAATTTAAATACCATAATTTTAGAGTAG
- a CDS encoding AAA family ATPase produces MEETSTVDIKSINEKIEKESAFVDLLTLEMNKVIVGQKHMVERLLIGLLGQGHILLEGVPGLAKTLAINTLSKAIDASFSRIQFTPDLLPADVVGTLIYNIKENDFSIKKGPIFANFVLADEINRAPAKVQSALLEAMQEKQVTIGDETFTLDKPFLVMATQNPVEQEGTYPLPEAQVDRFMLKTVIDYPKLDEEQLIVRANLKGSFDKVNPVVSIKQILSAQEAVREVYMDEKIEKYILDIIFATRYPEKYRLEDIKPLISFGASPRGSINLATAAKCYAFIKRRGYVIPEDVRAVVHDVLRHRIGITYEAEAENVTSEDIINKIVNEIEVP; encoded by the coding sequence ATGGAAGAAACGAGTACAGTTGACATTAAGTCAATTAATGAAAAGATTGAAAAAGAAAGTGCATTTGTAGACTTACTAACCCTAGAAATGAATAAGGTTATTGTTGGTCAAAAACATATGGTAGAACGCTTGTTAATTGGTCTACTAGGTCAAGGACATATTCTTTTAGAGGGTGTTCCTGGTTTAGCAAAAACATTAGCCATAAATACCTTATCTAAGGCTATTGATGCAAGTTTTAGTAGAATACAGTTTACGCCAGATTTATTACCAGCAGATGTAGTAGGTACTTTAATTTACAATATAAAAGAGAATGATTTCTCTATTAAAAAAGGACCAATCTTTGCAAATTTTGTATTAGCGGATGAGATTAACAGAGCGCCTGCTAAAGTACAATCTGCCTTGTTAGAGGCTATGCAAGAAAAACAGGTAACTATTGGTGATGAGACGTTTACTTTAGATAAACCATTTTTAGTAATGGCAACTCAAAACCCAGTTGAGCAAGAAGGAACATATCCGTTACCAGAAGCTCAGGTAGATCGTTTTATGCTGAAAACAGTAATTGATTATCCAAAGCTAGACGAAGAGCAACTTATCGTTAGAGCGAACCTTAAAGGTTCTTTTGATAAAGTAAACCCAGTAGTTTCCATCAAACAAATCTTAAGTGCCCAAGAAGCAGTTAGAGAAGTTTATATGGACGAGAAGATTGAAAAATATATTCTAGATATCATCTTCGCAACACGTTATCCTGAAAAGTACAGACTTGAGGATATAAAACCTTTAATCTCTTTTGGTGCCTCTCCTCGTGGTAGTATCAATTTAGCAACTGCAGCAAAATGTTATGCATTTATAAAGCGAAGAGGTTATGTGATTCCAGAAGATGTAAGAGCTGTAGTGCACGATGTGTTACGTCACAGAATAGGAATTACTTACGAAGCCGAAGCAGAAAATGTAACTTCAGAAGACATCATTAACAAGATTGTTAATGAGATAGAAGTGCCTTAA